The Gossypium hirsutum isolate 1008001.06 chromosome D03, Gossypium_hirsutum_v2.1, whole genome shotgun sequence genomic interval attttgttataaatatttatgaagtatcattaaggtggtattacaTTTTCGTTGAAAAaatttaacgtttcgatagtaaattaattaaaaaggactaaattgtaaaatatgtaaaatttaatcactatttgatgTGAGTGATTAAAtgattaattgaataaaggaaaaggggattaaatggtaattagaccgttTAAGAATATATTGGATGGTTTTGGGCAACTAAAAGCATGAAATTCTGGATGTTTATAAACGagacaaaatagtaatttgataattaaattaaattaaataaagctaaaatgttttatcatcttttaCATTGCTTCTTCACTGAATTGAAAAGATGAAGAACTGCATGGAAGGTCTTGAAGCTTTGGCCATTCTTTTGAGGGTGCATGTAAGTTCAATTTAGCCCcgtgtttaataatttttatgttttttagatcgttgcaattaggtccagctagcccgtaccttcgattttgaaactgttaaatattttgaaattttccattgatgaatcttgtgattttttattttagatggtgaatttggaatgttgatttatatttaaaagtattttgttaagtgattttgatgaatttttcgattacggactaatttgttaatttaataaCAGTACGaggatttaatgtgtaattgttgCATAAATGGGATGTTTTGAATACTATGAAcattcggctagcttgggtttgtattaaaaatggttaatttgcatgttttggggttagagactaaattgaataaaagtaaaactttagggacaattttgtaaaaatgtcaacaatgaccaaattgcatgaagtACAGTGTTTTACTacctaaattgataaatttaatgaaattattaattgagatcaagatcgggtggaaaatcaagaaaaatggaaaattatcaaaatgcccctaaactttgatatttttgcaatttagtcaggtaagttcgtatgaattgtaCTATGCatatttttgattaaattgaatgttattattcGATTGATAAAATCGACTCAGTTGTTTTAATCATAGTGGGTTATTCatttgaaaagttaattgagttatacGCATTTGAGTCTATCCTCAGGTTCGGGAATAAAGTTTGTGGATTCACGGGTAaatagacatatagtctgaatgaagaaatcatattctagaagacatgatacAAAAATATATCTATTAGATCAACTATAATCGGGGAATGTTATTAGAGTTAAAGTCGTCTTAATAGTTGAAGCTATCGTGCTTGTGTTAAATGATATTGCTTGATGCTTTTCAGGAAAAAAAGGGAACATATATCAGTTGAAAGCTACAGATACAAATATGTCAGAAGCATTAGTCAGAGTTGATAATTCGGGTTTCTCAGTTATGTTTTGATTGACAATCATTGGGAATTTCTCAGTAGTTATGCTGCTAATGATAAATTTGTGATAGGAGAACATCATGGCTATTCAAATAAATTCAGTATAACATCAAATTCTGATGTGACTTCGAATATGAGTTCTGAATCGAAATGAGTTATGATGGACTTATCTGTGGGTTACCATTAAGAAGAAGACAGAAAGACTCAACTTGACGACttttatcaagtgagaaatttcGAGAACAAAATTTTCGTAAGGGGGGAAgacttgtaacaacccgttttttagtggtgttagagACTGTGCTTTCGAagccaccaaattcgacgagtaagtttgtaaatattatatttaatatttatgagttagtTGTGACCTTGAAAAGGTATTTGATATAgcgatttttattttataagcgatttattaagtgcaagtgggtttagaaattcaggtatcgagacctcatttttataaatgGAGCCATAAgtgttttataaatatttacgaagtgtcattaaggttgtattaaagttttgttgaaaaattttaacgtttcgaatgtaaattaattaaaaaggactaaattgtaaaagatgtaaaatttaatcattatttgatGTGAGTGACTAAAtgattaattgaataaaggaaaaggggcttaaatggtaattagaccatttaggAATATAGTGGACGGTTTTGGGCAactaaaagcatgaaattttggaTGTTTATAAAAgggacaaaatagtaatttgataattaaattaagccaaaatgttttatcatcttttaCATTGCTTCTTCATcgaattgaaaagatgaaaaactCCTTGGAAGGTTTTGAAGCTTTGTCCATTCTTTTGATGGTGCATGTAAGTTCAATTTAGCtccatttttagtattttttatgtttttgatattgttgcaattaggtccagctagCACGTACCTTCGACTTTGAAATAGTTAAAGATTTTGATTAtgtccattgatgaatcttgtgattttttatgtcCGATGGTGAATTTGGAATGTCAATTTATATTTAacagtattttgttaagtgattttgataatttttttattacggactaatttgttaaattaataaaaatacgaGAATTTAATGTGAANNNNNNNNNNNNNNNNNNNNNNNNNNNNNNNNNNNNNNNNNNNNNNNNNNNNNNNNNNNNNNNNNNNNNNNNNNNNNNNNNNNNNNNNNNNNNNNNNNNNNNNNNNNNNNNNNNNNNNNNNNNNNNNNNNNNNNNNNNNNNNNNNNNNNNNNNNNNNNNNNNNNNNNNNNNNNNNNNNNNNNNNNNNNNNNNNNNNNNNNNNNNNNNNNNNNNNNNNNNNNNNNNNNNNNNNNNNNNNNNNNNNNNNNNNNNNNNNNNNNNNNNNNNNNNNNNNNNNNNNNNNNNNNNNNNNNNNNNNNNNNNNNNNNNNNNNNNNNNNNNNNNNNNNNNNNNNNNNNNNNNNNNNNNNNNNNNNNNNNNNNNNNNNNNNNNNNNNNNNNNNNNNNNNNNNNNNNNNNNNNNNNNNNNNNNNNNNNNNNNNNNNNNNNNNNNNNNNNNNNNNNNNNNNNNNNNNNNNNNNNNNNNNNNNNNNNNNNNNNNNNNNNNNNNNNNNNNNNNNNCGATTTTATTGAGCCAATTTTATTGatagaaaatagagagaaaaaagaTCAAGTGAATAAATGAAGTAATTGCATTTAAACATTTACAAAACAACATACAATAAGATAAAAAAACagataaaataacatataacatataaaaagagaaaatattaataataattaataaaaaaataaaaaaaatgaattcttttttttcattgtattttttgtagtcctttttatattctttattcttttctcaactctcaacatttatattcaaaatttacaatcATATTGACAACAGTGTATCGAACAAATATAATTCGATCATAGATAAATAGATCCATTTATCCTCGTTTGGCACTTCACTTCATTCAAATAATGGGTTCTTTCTTTGAATTTGTTGTGATacaataagttttttttattgtaattgtattgaaacaaaaaaaatggatAACAATGGAATGAATAAGACAGGAGGCGGTCTGCAAATTTTCACTTATTCTATTTCTATGGTTTTATCTGAGAATTTTGTGTCtttttttattccaattttgCTAATTTCGTGTTTTGATTGCCTAGTGCAATTCCATTTTTTTATTCCGATTGTTCCAATCAACAACGGGTAGATCTATAGGGCATACACGAACACATACTTCACAAGCAATGcatttatcaaattcaaaatgGATTCGTCCGCGGAAATGCTCTGATGTGATTAATTTTTCATAAGGATATTGAATAGTTACGGGTAAACGATTTGCATGGGATAAGGTAATCATGAAACCTTGACCAATGTACCTTGCTGCTCGGACTGTTTGGTGGCCATAATTCATGAACCCAGTTACCATAGGGAACATATCGTGAATATCTATGAATAATTTGATGTTtgtttctttctcttgtttgaaccAAGTCATGAATCTcatattcttttttctttacagTGAAAGAAGTTGGAAAGAAGTTGTTAATAATAGATTACCCAGAGAAATGGGTAAAAGAAATTTCCACCCGAGATTTAATAATTGGTCCATTCTTAACCTAGGTAAAGTCCATCGTGTTGCGatagaaataaacaaaaacaaataagttTTAGCTAATGTAATAAAGATACCAATTGTCGTTCCAATgattccatttattttatttatttcaaatagcTCAGGGACGAATACGTACGGAATGGAAATATTCCAACCCCCAAGTAAAGAACTGTTACAAATAATGAAGAAAGTAATAGATTTAGATAGGAAGCAAcgtaaaataaaccaaatttgatACCTGAATATTCGGTTTGATACCCTGCTACTAATTCTTCCTCCGCTTCTGGTAAATCAAAAGGTAATCTCTCACATTCTGCTAGAGAAGAAATTAGAAAAACGATAAACCCTATTGGTTGACGCCACAAATTCCATCCCCAAAAACCATATTTTGATTGCGCCTCAACTATATCAACTGTACTTGAACTGTTAGATAATTATAGTCGATGATAACATCACTGTTTACATCGCTAGTCCAAAACCGTACATGAGATTTTCACCTCATACGGCTCCTCGTGGGTCACAAATAAATTTTAGGACCGAATCAGTATTATTTATCTTCGCATGGTTGTAGAATAGATAGAGAAAAAATAGATTGGAAGGTCCAAAATTATACCAATGCAATTCTGTCTGCTATATTCtgaagaataaaaaataagtgCTTCTGAATTGATCTCGCCCgttcataatttcaaatttgatTTGTTGAGTAATAACTTAAGCCTTCAATAAAATACTTCTTGTAGAATATCAATAGATATTTCAACCCATTTTTTTCTATTACGAAAAAAATGAAACATTCCATTAGCTCAAAAATCATGACACGGATTACGAAAATAAACATGAACAAAGGTTCAGCAAGcgagaataataaaaaaaggaaaggatAGGTGCAGAGACTCAATGGAAGCTATTCTAACAAATGGGGTTGACTGTTGGTAAAGGAATCCTTATATCGAATATCGAAACTCTAGAAAGGATGCAAGATATACCTATTTTTTTATAGGTATACTAATGAAAAACTATCTCAAAAAAGACGAACCGAAcccgtattttttttatttctattatatgcaaatcaatttatatttatatgaaaatatgaaaaataaaaagaattgttGTGAATCGATTCCAAGTTGAAGAAAGAATCGAATAGAATAGTCATTAATCAAATCATTCACTCCATAGTCTGATAAATCTTTTGAAAAACTGATTAATCGGACGAGAATAAAGATAGAGTCCCGTTCTACATGTCAATATCAATACCGACAACAATGAAATTTATAGTAAGAGGAAAATCCGTCGACTTTAAAAATCGTGAGGGTTCAAGTCCCTCTATCCCCAACCCCAAAAAGCCCGTTTGCTGTCTATTTATTTTATCCTACCCTTTTTGTTAGTGGTTCAAAGTTCCTTATGTTTCTCATTCATCCTATTCTTTGCCGTTTTACAAGCGTATCCTAGCATAGCAGAATTTTGTTCTCTTATCACAAGTCTTGTGATATAGTGTGAtatattgtgatatatatatgatatacgtAGAAATCTCTTGAGCAAGGAATACCTATTTGATTGAATGATTCATAATACATATGATTACTCATATGGAAATTTACAAAGTCTTCCTTTTGAAGATCCAAGAAATTCCTGTTCGAgacttttaatttaatactttttgtttttttttgttttcatttttaattgaCATAGACCCAAGTCATCTAGTATTATGAGGATAATGCCTCGGTAATGGTCGGGATAGCTCAGTTGGTAGAGCAGAGGACTGAAAATCCTAGTGTCACCAGTTCAAATCTGGTTCCTGGCATATGATTAATTTGTATGAGTATCTACTCTACAAATTAATTGATATGGATCGACATAATACATACTTATCTAGCTAGGTATCTGAGAGTAAACcctctctttatttattttattttgtactttttctctttttaaaatgAACAAAGAGTCTATTCTAATGTGTCTATTATAATGTAGTAAAAGACAAAATTTGCTTatctttcctcttcttttttatttgttcaCACTGCGGCTTCTCACATTCAAAAAGAATGGTAATActtcatacatatttaattaaaagattaaaatagttGGTTGAAAGGCCCAACAAAAAGACGGGTCTAGAGGAGTTCAAGGATAGAAATAACCAAGACTCATCTCAGCTACAGTACAAATAGAAGCCGATCccctttcatttatttctttgtattctctttcatattccatTTCCTCATTCCCTTCTATGCGACTCTCTAGAGTTCATCTAAGTGATGTGCGCGATACAAAGTTCACGGTATAGAACCCTTGTTGTTCATCCTATTGTCTCGGCTCGTccgaaataaaataaataaaaaagtctCTTCAAAAATCGAGAATCTCAATGATGTAttgtcttttatttctttttatttattagcCTATCCATAAGAATACGAATGAAACCTTAATTCCTCTGTTTGAGCTAGAAGAAAATGTACAAATATTCCTTGAATATTCGAAGTTGTAATTAGTTTCTTATCATTCAATGAGCGTcttgtatttcataaaaattgggGGCAATGTAATCCTTAGGTAAAGGCCACCCTATCCAACTTTCGGGCATTAAGATACGTTTCAGCCGTGGATGATTTTCATAAGAGATTCCCAACATGTCATAAGATTCTCGTTCTTGAAAATCCAAACTTTTCCAAACCCAGAAAACAGACGGAATTCTAGGGTTACTCCTTGGAGCAAATACTTTTATACATACCTCTTCCGGTTGATCTACACCATACTCTATTCTCGTAAGATGATACACACTGGCTAACAGTCCGCCTGGTGCTACATCATAGGCACATTGGGAACGTAGATAATTGTaactatatacatataaaataacagCAATGGAATGCCAATCCTCAGGCTTTATTTGTAAAGTCTCTATTCCTTGGTAATCGAAGCCCAAAGATCTATGAACTAGCCCGTGTTTGACTAGCCAAACAGACAAACGACCCTGCATCTTTTTATCTCTCCCacacttttcttttttatttgtcatttttCTAAGATAAATATTTCGCATTTATGATGAAATCGAATTTATGAAGATTAATTCATTGTCTGtttctgtaaaaaaaaaatcctacctAATTCACTAATTCGTGGGAAGATAGTGAACCCTTGTAGTTGAAAAATGTTTCAGGAGGAATCTCTGAAGTAGATGGTGGTTGATAGAGCAATCCTTGATTATAATTTCCAGTACACTACGTACAAGACAAAACTTGTGATTGGTAGTAAAACACCGATCCCCCTGTTGAGATCTAATTCGATCTTCATAGATTTCGCGAGATATTTTCTTACGAAGTTTTGTTATAGCATCTATAACTGCCTCGGGTTTAGGGGGACAGCCCGGCAAATAGACATCTACGGGAATTAGCTTATCGACCCCCCGAACAGTACTATAAGAATCAGTACTGAACATCCCTCCTGTAATTGTACACGCGCCCATAGCAATAACATATTTAGGTTCAGG includes:
- the LOC121215450 gene encoding NAD(P)H-quinone oxidoreductase subunit J, chloroplastic, with the translated sequence MRNIYLRKMTNKKEKCGRDKKMQGRLSVWLVKHGLVHRSLGFDYQGIETLQIKPEDWHSIAVILYVYSYNYLRSQCAYDVAPGGLLASVYHLTRIEYGVDQPEEVCIKVFAPRSNPRIPSVFWVWKSLDFQERESYDMLGISYENHPRLKRILMPESWIGWPLPKDYIAPNFYEIQDAH
- the LOC121215406 gene encoding NAD(P)H-quinone oxidoreductase subunit K, chloroplastic-like — encoded protein: MALMGGFARIGNNEITILVNDAEKGSDIDPQEAQQALEIAEANLRKAEGDPINLFRPRIISSWAWSYFTVEKRKKASLIGSRFDFDRYGLVPRSSPRQADLILTAGTVTMKMAPSLVRLYEQMPEPKYVIAMGACTITGGMFSTDSYSTVRGVDKLIPVDVYLPGCPPKPEAVIDAITKLRKKISREIYEDRIRSQQGDRCFTTNHKFCLVRSVLEIIIKDCSINHHLLQRFLLKHFSTTRVHYLPTN